Sequence from the Paramisgurnus dabryanus chromosome 3, PD_genome_1.1, whole genome shotgun sequence genome:
ttatcacacaacgaacacatggatgcgcagcagaaCAATCCTTttataatatgaaaaattaaaggattaaaatataaaccttattattgagtctcttggacataaatgaggaccgattatgagacgtgtaaaggcgtaaagagctgcttcacctgttgcctggtaagtaattaaatatttttccttaaacaaatgcaaatattgcatatatttttaaaatattttttatgctaccacagatttattttatatgataaCCTATGGTGatatgagaaacattttaagtactgcttttaaaaataaaaactctgtccgagtgctgaaacggctctctgcacgtttgtaaattctttatcttctgtttgtcacaaaaaaagtatttttagagtacaaacctttcttacatacttgtaaataattttttgatgatgtTGAATATCCATACATTTATGGCAATTAAAAGCCggctatttttacttccatgactaaaagaaaactttTAAAGGTTGTaatccaaaaatataacaatttcaatacaaatgaaaacaacacaattatttaactttaatctaaactgggggtcttcttcctctgcttagtttttcagtttacaaagtctgtcatctaaatagcgattagacatagcgccagtgCAACTGGCGTTTAAaagggatgagagctgagactcttattggtttattgcacattacgcccaaaacacacccattactcattacaagaataggaacaaccctttccGAACATGCATTTTGCGTATTAACCATTTTTCCCAacgttaaagcaacactaaaaagtttttgctctttgctccccctacaggttggaagcggaattgtccattacaaCTGTCGTAAAttatttagcctactgcagcaaaggtggttctgattggattgtaggtttgccgtaaagcaagtttttgtagtattcactcgaactacaggaccgcaacccgatggttggaaacttctttagtgcggttttggctgATAGAGGGCGCTGCAAAGTGAATGTGAATGTGAAAGTgtcgttcaccctgtttcgagtggatgaatgaCGGAAACTTTTtgggaaacgttattttaaggtaaaaaaactcttcagtgttgctttaaatgagCAAAAGTGGAATTGGACACCCGTTTAGATCGtgtgctttagacaatgcgctttgatcgttaaaatagggccctaataGTTAAAAAGTAGCTAGCTACATTAAAACTACTTTTTTTACTACGGCATAATATTACACATAAAATTATGAAATGAAGAATTGAAAGGATTGAAAGTTAAAACAATGTAATGTAATACAGTTATGATTTTAGTATTTAGTACATGTGTACCGCAACACAAAGCACTCCATTAACGTCCAGGTAGTGTGTGACTTCACAACCCTAATTACCAACGTTGTGGCTAAATACCCAGTGTCTGTTCTCGATGCATTTATTTTTCTATTCGCCTCAAATGTGTCTTTGCGCAAGTTGAAAGTATTAAACTCAAGCAAAAAATTAATatgacatgaagttaaatcccaTGAGTAGAGGGAGGAATGCAATGCTTTGTGTTTGTTGTGTACGCAGCATAACTgggtgtacacaccaaatgcaaattcaatgatttgcactagtagattacatacaaagtcaatgcaaagacgcgaataggcGCGCAAATATTTCCACTCCAATCAGCGCTTTTTTGGAATTAcccatttagtaaatctggcccttaatgTAATTAATCATTTACCTGACATCATCCCAGAAATAAGGGTGATTTAGGGCTTCATGAATGGTCGGTCTCTTTTCCGGGACTTTGTTGATCATTCTCTCGATGAGATCTTTTGCCACAACATCATCAACTTTATCAAGAGAGTAATTCCCTTCTCTAATTTTAGCCTCTTGCTCCCAAAGGTTATTTCCTTCAAAAGGATGTTTCCCATCAGAGAGGATATAGTACAGTAACATGCCAGCAACCTAGAATAAATGACAAACTGTATGAAGCACATGCTGATCTGACAGTGATATCTATATCAAGATATGACATTAAAGCTTTCCATATTTGCTATTATTCACACACCTGTGTCTTTCACTGTACATACAATACGATAAACTTTATTGTTCCTTTAGGGAAATTTTTCTTTGGCAGTGATGTATGGTGCACATTTCTGCAGTTTCATTGTATAGAAATTTGTTTTAGAGTTTAGATTAACACCAGAgaagacacttttatccaaagctatTCACAAACCTGGACATCTGAGCTTCTTTTGTATCCAGTTTTTTCAGTCTGATCAAGGGTCTCCACTGCCTCCCAACATTTGGTCCCAGCTCTCGCAGTgtacactgtacttttatcatCCTCCAGTCTCCGGCTTATACCAAAGTCAGCCAGTCTTGCATTTTTTTCTGAATCTGTTAATGATAGATTATAGTTTTGATCTTACTTTATAAGAAATAAAGTGTACAGTACAAGAAAACTaagaaaaacaacattaatCCAATTTTTAATACctatcaaaatattttgaggcTTTATATCACGATGTATCACTTTAGCACGGTGAAGAACCTGAAGGCCGAGAAGCACCTCCTTCACTACTTTCTTCAAAGCAGTAACTTTGTTTTCAGTTTCTTCTTTACGGAGCTCATCCATGTAGCCCTCTAAATCATATTCACAAAGCTGTAGCGCAAGATAATAAAAATCCTCATCCTGTTCAAAGTCTACATATCTGACTATGTTCTTGCTCTCAAGATTTAAATCTTGTAAAACCTTCACTTCATTTTCAAAGTTTTCGTTGTTCTTTATAATTCGTTTGATGGCTACTTCAGTACCATCTCTTTTCAGACCAAGATAGATTTGTTTTCCTCTGAGTTTTGGGACAATTAGGTATTTGTCATTTTTAGAAATTAAGATGCTGCCAATCCATTGTCTTGAGCCGTCTTTCAGTAACTCCTCTATTTTACTTCTGTGCTTAATAGAGTAGCGGTTCCACCTGATAGGATCTGCTTCTTGAGATTGCAGAACTCCAGGAGAGGTCTGTGAGGAAGATTCTAGACACCCAAACCAAGGGGAAAGATTTCAATAACTGAGATCCAAATTCAAAATCAATTACTGTTTTTATTACTGCACCACTCTCACCTTCAAGCTCTTGACAAAGTAAAGGCTCCTCCTCTTTCAGTACTTTGACAAGGCATGACTTTGCCATAAGTGCATTTTGCATCACACGACACAAAATAATTCGCATTTGATCATGACTTGTATTCTTTGCTTTGATCTGTAAGTACTCCTCCTCGCAAATAATTTGTTCTTTAAACAGCTTATCAGCGATAGGCATCACAGACTTTACTCTACTGACGAAAACGCTGTAGTGTTTTTCCAAAAAACCTGAGAAGACAAGATCAGACGTTTCATTAAATGAATAGAAAACTCCACAAGGTGTCTTTTCTCGCATTTAATACACATTTCTATTACGATCCAGTAATACACAACCTGGCATAACAAAGTCAATTCAATTTCAGATGTGACaatattgtataaattaataacaaataaacagTATGTTGCATGTTTTAGTGAATGGAAAACTTACCCTGGTCTTCCATTGCTTTGGCTTATTCCTGTAAAACAGCAAGTCAAAATGACACTTAatttttgcatatttaaaaTCCCACTTTAGTCAAGGATTTTATCAGTAAAAAcgactgatctatataaatgactggattgtgcATGACGTCACAATTGTGAAGCACCCACGCCGTCATATTTATGCccaaacattctattaaatcaatggacgttatcagattttaatgataaacatAATTTTTCTAGTCTccgtttttatatctgaagtctccCTGTATATTATTacaatgtgtatatatttattactgaatgttgtacatttttctttttaaacagtaaattactata
This genomic interval carries:
- the LOC135734167 gene encoding uncharacterized protein isoform X2 translates to MEDQGFLEKHYSVFVSRVKSVMPIADKLFKEQIICEEEYLQIKAKNTSHDQMRIILCRVMQNALMAKSCLVKVLKEEEPLLCQELEESSSQTSPGVLQSQEADPIRWNRYSIKHRSKIEELLKDGSRQWIGSILISKNDKYLIVPKLRGKQIYLGLKRDGTEVAIKRIIKNNENFENEVKLCEYDLEGYMDELRKEETENKVTALKKVVKEVLLGLQVLHRAKVIHRDIKPQNILIDSEKNARLADFGISRRLEDDKSTVYTARAGTKCWEAVETLDQTEKTGYKRSSDVQVAGMLLYYILSDGKHPFEGNNLWEQEAKIREGNYSLDKVDDVVAKDLIERMINKVPEKRPTIHEALNHPYFWDDVRKKTVLSNLGERKEVQYYEDLGKLYSILNNGSENGDGKDPTAEQITEACNKIPAERREDILKLMGEDLTKLPNLCDTAKKYTNDKTFSRWKTDLSEIWNDISTKLPEDLIGLLRALCNKMKHAQDEFYGRNMLNHFPDFFISLYGLAKDLSWKIDDAEEKP
- the LOC135734167 gene encoding uncharacterized protein isoform X1, yielding MEDQGFLEKHYSVFVSRVKSVMPIADKLFKEQIICEEEYLQIKAKNTSHDQMRIILCRVMQNALMAKSCLVKVLKEEEPLLCQELEESSSQTSPGVLQSQEADPIRWNRYSIKHRSKIEELLKDGSRQWIGSILISKNDKYLIVPKLRGKQIYLGLKRDGTEVAIKRIIKNNENFENEVKVLQDLNLESKNIVRYVDFEQDEDFYYLALQLCEYDLEGYMDELRKEETENKVTALKKVVKEVLLGLQVLHRAKVIHRDIKPQNILIDSEKNARLADFGISRRLEDDKSTVYTARAGTKCWEAVETLDQTEKTGYKRSSDVQVAGMLLYYILSDGKHPFEGNNLWEQEAKIREGNYSLDKVDDVVAKDLIERMINKVPEKRPTIHEALNHPYFWDDVRKKTVLSNLGERKEVQYYEDLGKLYSILNNGSENGDGKDPTAEQITEACNKIPAERREDILKLMGEDLTKLPNLCDTAKKYTNDKTFSRWKTDLSEIWNDISTKLPEDLIGLLRALCNKMKHAQDEFYGRNMLNHFPDFFISLYGLAKDLSWKIDDAEEKP